In a single window of the Deinococcus aetherius genome:
- a CDS encoding putative quinol monooxygenase, with protein sequence MILSHGTLTFPAQHLDTARQMLRDLAAQTRTEEGCLLYLVSENLDTPGQFLITEQWESMDAMQAHLALPGVGEAVQAVQKMGVNDLTITAWEAGGATKIM encoded by the coding sequence ATGATCCTGTCCCACGGCACGCTCACCTTTCCCGCCCAGCACCTCGACACCGCCCGGCAGATGCTGCGTGACCTCGCCGCGCAGACCCGCACCGAGGAGGGTTGCCTGCTCTACCTCGTCTCCGAGAACCTCGACACGCCCGGACAGTTCCTGATCACCGAGCAGTGGGAGAGCATGGACGCGATGCAGGCGCACCTGGCCCTCCCCGGAGTGGGGGAAGCGGTGCAGGCGGTGCAGAAGATGGGAGTGAACGATCTGACGATCACGGCCTGGGAGGCGGGAGGGGCCACGAAAATCATGTGA
- a CDS encoding VOC family protein produces MKLNHINLGVTDVPQAVDLFQRYFGLVPAGGGMPINEQMAFLRDDVGALLSMFRVKDPQYPKVFHIGFLQDTPEQVRAIHRQLTEGGFEIPAPSENHGRLTFYFNAPIGVVIEVESFLG; encoded by the coding sequence GTGAAACTCAACCACATCAATCTCGGCGTGACCGACGTGCCGCAAGCGGTGGACCTCTTCCAACGCTATTTCGGGCTGGTGCCTGCGGGGGGCGGCATGCCCATCAACGAACAGATGGCCTTTCTGCGCGACGACGTGGGGGCGCTGCTCTCGATGTTCCGGGTGAAAGACCCACAGTATCCCAAGGTCTTTCACATCGGGTTCTTGCAGGACACGCCCGAGCAGGTGCGCGCCATCCACCGGCAGCTCACCGAGGGCGGCTTCGAGATTCCTGCACCCAGCGAAAACCACGGGCGGCTGACCTTTTACTTCAACGCACCTATCGGTGTCGTCATCGAGGTCGAGTCCTTTTTAGGCTGA
- a CDS encoding efflux RND transporter periplasmic adaptor subunit, translating into MKDGESLPAPSPGQSPTPADQKRRSFPWGWLLVPLLLGGVGYVGYRLGQDDAGGAASAGGGFGGAGGGSSRQGQGVSGQGSGTQGSRQGAGANGQAGAGQAAGAPGSAAAGASGAASGTGSRRGTGQGQAAGGTRGGTGVVTPVQAAAVKEGTLRTERRLTGTVASSQEVTVSARTSGTVTNIAVDVGGQVNAGQTVISLNNSDLNTSVDSARNALETAQVQLRTQTNSVQSGRAQLQQQVNAAQTALNNAQQNLAALQRLAAIGAASRVEVSNQLAQVEAARTTLTTAQANLAENTRAQTEGLAEARLAVQRAQITLNQAQQAAAAVHVTAPFAGQVTALNVSEGQYLPANSEAFTLVSGQRQVAVNVPATEASSLPVGAALTFVVGQQKYPLKVSQNAGAPVGGSVPLVARFVGTTLPALGTVGSVVYNAKVATGVLVPSTALQVDGDQTYVFTVENGKAQQQEVTVLGQAGTQSAVGGIEAGAQVISQPPTGLLDGASVTTASAGTWQQGASGPGAGGPPPGGAP; encoded by the coding sequence GTGAAAGACGGAGAGAGCCTGCCTGCCCCCTCGCCGGGCCAATCACCCACTCCCGCCGACCAGAAACGCCGCTCCTTCCCCTGGGGGTGGCTGCTCGTGCCGCTCCTGCTGGGCGGGGTCGGGTACGTCGGCTACCGGCTGGGGCAGGACGACGCGGGGGGCGCGGCGAGTGCGGGTGGGGGCTTTGGCGGCGCGGGCGGCGGAAGTTCCCGGCAGGGACAGGGAGTCTCGGGTCAGGGTTCAGGAACCCAGGGCAGCCGTCAGGGCGCCGGGGCGAATGGGCAGGCAGGCGCCGGGCAAGCGGCCGGAGCCCCAGGGAGCGCGGCCGCTGGAGCCTCCGGCGCGGCCTCGGGCACCGGGAGCAGGCGGGGGACGGGGCAGGGACAGGCGGCGGGCGGCACGCGTGGCGGAACCGGCGTCGTCACCCCCGTCCAGGCCGCAGCGGTCAAGGAGGGCACCCTCCGCACCGAGCGGCGGCTGACGGGCACGGTCGCCTCTTCGCAGGAGGTCACAGTGTCCGCGCGCACGTCGGGCACGGTGACGAACATCGCCGTGGACGTGGGCGGGCAGGTGAACGCCGGGCAGACGGTCATCTCCTTGAACAACAGTGACCTCAATACCAGCGTCGACAGCGCCCGCAACGCGCTGGAGACGGCCCAGGTCCAGCTCCGCACCCAGACGAACAGCGTGCAGAGCGGGCGGGCGCAGCTTCAGCAGCAGGTGAACGCCGCACAAACGGCCCTGAACAACGCGCAGCAGAACCTTGCCGCCCTCCAACGGCTCGCGGCCATCGGGGCGGCGTCGCGGGTCGAGGTGAGCAACCAGCTCGCGCAGGTGGAGGCCGCCCGCACCACCCTCACGACCGCGCAGGCCAACCTCGCCGAGAACACCCGCGCCCAGACGGAGGGGCTGGCGGAGGCCCGCCTCGCCGTGCAGCGGGCGCAGATTACGCTCAACCAGGCGCAGCAGGCGGCGGCCGCCGTGCACGTCACCGCCCCCTTCGCGGGGCAGGTCACCGCCCTGAACGTCAGCGAGGGGCAGTACCTCCCGGCGAACAGCGAGGCGTTTACGCTCGTGAGCGGCCAGCGGCAGGTGGCGGTGAACGTGCCCGCCACCGAGGCCTCGTCGCTGCCCGTCGGCGCGGCGCTGACCTTCGTGGTGGGACAGCAGAAATACCCGCTCAAGGTGTCGCAGAACGCGGGCGCCCCCGTGGGCGGCAGCGTGCCGCTCGTCGCGCGCTTCGTGGGGACGACCCTGCCCGCCCTGGGCACGGTCGGCTCGGTGGTCTACAACGCGAAGGTGGCGACGGGCGTCCTCGTGCCCAGCACCGCGCTTCAGGTGGACGGGGACCAGACCTACGTCTTCACGGTCGAGAACGGCAAGGCGCAGCAGCAGGAGGTCACGGTGCTCGGGCAGGCGGGCACCCAGTCCGCCGTGGGCGGGATCGAGGCGGGGGCCCAGGTCATCAGCCAGCCACCGACCGGCCTGCTCGACGGCGCGAGCGTGACGACCGCGAGCGCGGGCACGTGGCAGCAGGGCGCGAGCGGCCCCGGCGCGGGCGGCCCGCCCCCCGGAGGTGCGCCGTGA
- a CDS encoding ExbD/TolR family protein, which translates to MRRRLRESGEGVTFDFAPMVDIVLLLLIFFFLTSSLGARQNALPLDLPRASTTVQETPALPIVSVDRAGKVYLNGRETTLTKLGGQLRPLLAASGGVVGLRGDERGNYGTVVQVMDVVKRAGGERLALGTRAPTGGGR; encoded by the coding sequence GTGAGGCGGCGGCTGCGCGAGAGCGGGGAGGGCGTCACCTTCGACTTCGCCCCGATGGTGGACATCGTGTTGCTGCTGCTGATCTTCTTCTTCCTGACGAGCAGCCTGGGAGCCCGGCAAAACGCCCTGCCGCTCGACCTGCCCCGGGCGAGCACCACCGTGCAGGAGACGCCCGCCCTGCCCATCGTGAGTGTGGACCGGGCCGGGAAGGTCTACCTGAACGGCAGGGAGACGACGCTGACGAAGCTCGGCGGGCAACTGAGGCCCCTGCTCGCCGCGTCGGGAGGCGTGGTGGGCCTGCGCGGCGACGAGCGGGGCAACTACGGGACCGTCGTGCAGGTGATGGACGTGGTGAAGCGGGCGGGCGGCGAGCGGTTGGCCCTGGGAACCCGCGCGCCCACCGGGGGCGGACGGTGA
- a CDS encoding DUF4377 domain-containing protein, with the protein MRRLSLLGVAVAGALSACDFNLVPYPKVDVPYTVAPNRITCTASTFQGQSCLLIKRGEETLWRELEPPFIGGFTHEIGFRYRLLVSEQFVPPVTTYTLKQVLEKTPDATTALPGQP; encoded by the coding sequence ATGCGGCGTCTTTCGCTTTTGGGCGTGGCTGTTGCAGGAGCACTTTCTGCCTGTGACTTCAACCTTGTTCCTTACCCCAAAGTGGACGTGCCCTACACTGTCGCTCCCAACCGCATAACGTGCACCGCCTCCACCTTCCAGGGCCAAAGCTGTCTCCTGATCAAACGCGGCGAAGAGACCCTGTGGAGAGAATTAGAGCCTCCTTTCATTGGGGGCTTTACCCACGAGATTGGGTTTCGCTACCGCCTGCTGGTCTCTGAGCAGTTCGTCCCACCCGTGACGACGTACACGCTCAAGCAGGTTCTCGAAAAGACGCCCGACGCCACCACCGCCCTCCCCGGTCAGCCCTGA
- the sufB gene encoding Fe-S cluster assembly protein SufB, whose amino-acid sequence MTINPEVGNINNGYEYGWSNPERYAIKAPKGLSREVVEMISKAKEEPQWMLDFRLKALDIFLSKPMPQWGADLSGLDLDEIYYYIKPEGFNARSWDDVPDDVKKTFERLGIPEAERAALAGVGAQYESEMVYHNLKEEWEKLGVVFLSIEDGLKQYPDLFREHFATIVPPEDNKFAAINSAVWSGGSFVYIPKGVKVDIPLQTYFRINAESSGQFERTLIIVDEGAQAHYIEGCTAPAYNSDSFHSGVIEIVVKEGARFRYSTIQNWSHNVYNLVTQRAAVYGNGVMEWVDGNLGSKVTMKYPACYLLEEGARGEVLSIAMAGRGQHQDAGAKIVHFAPHTSGSIVSKSISKDSGRSSYRGLVKIYEGARGAKTNVECDALLLDEEARTDTYPYIEIEEKTASVGHEATVSKINDEQILYLQSRGLSEDEAAGLIVRGFIEPIAKELPLEYAVELNRLIELEMEGSVG is encoded by the coding sequence ATGACCATCAACCCCGAAGTAGGCAACATCAACAACGGCTACGAGTACGGCTGGAGCAACCCCGAGCGGTACGCTATCAAGGCGCCCAAGGGCCTGAGCCGCGAGGTCGTCGAGATGATCTCGAAGGCCAAGGAAGAGCCCCAGTGGATGCTCGACTTCCGCCTCAAGGCGCTCGACATCTTCCTGAGCAAGCCCATGCCCCAGTGGGGCGCGGACCTCTCGGGCCTCGACCTCGACGAGATCTACTACTACATCAAGCCCGAAGGCTTCAACGCCCGCTCGTGGGACGACGTGCCCGACGACGTGAAGAAGACCTTTGAGCGCCTGGGCATCCCCGAGGCCGAGCGCGCGGCGCTGGCGGGCGTCGGCGCCCAGTACGAGAGCGAGATGGTGTACCACAACCTCAAGGAGGAGTGGGAGAAGCTCGGCGTCGTCTTCCTGAGCATCGAGGACGGCCTGAAGCAGTACCCCGACCTCTTCCGCGAGCACTTCGCCACCATCGTGCCGCCCGAGGACAACAAGTTCGCGGCGATCAACTCCGCCGTGTGGTCGGGCGGGTCCTTCGTGTACATCCCGAAGGGCGTCAAGGTGGACATTCCCCTCCAGACGTACTTCCGCATCAACGCGGAGAGCAGCGGCCAGTTCGAGCGCACCCTGATCATCGTGGACGAGGGCGCGCAGGCCCACTACATCGAGGGCTGCACCGCCCCCGCCTACAACTCCGACTCCTTCCACTCGGGCGTCATCGAGATCGTGGTGAAGGAGGGCGCGCGCTTCCGCTACTCCACCATCCAGAACTGGAGCCACAACGTCTACAACCTCGTGACTCAGCGCGCCGCCGTGTACGGCAACGGCGTGATGGAGTGGGTGGACGGCAACCTGGGCTCCAAGGTCACGATGAAGTACCCCGCCTGCTACCTCCTTGAAGAGGGCGCACGCGGCGAGGTCCTGAGCATCGCCATGGCCGGGCGCGGCCAGCACCAGGACGCCGGGGCGAAGATCGTCCACTTCGCGCCGCACACCAGCGGCTCCATCGTCTCCAAGTCAATCTCCAAGGACTCGGGCCGCAGCAGCTACCGTGGCCTCGTCAAGATTTACGAGGGCGCGCGCGGTGCCAAGACGAACGTCGAGTGCGACGCCCTGCTGCTGGACGAGGAGGCCCGCACCGACACCTACCCCTACATCGAGATCGAGGAGAAGACCGCCTCCGTGGGCCACGAGGCGACCGTCTCCAAGATCAATGACGAACAGATTCTGTACCTCCAGTCGCGTGGCCTGAGCGAGGACGAGGCGGCGGGATTGATCGTGCGCGGCTTTATCGAGCCCATCGCCAAGGAACTCCCGCTGGAGTACGCGGTGGAACTCAACCGCCTGATCGAGCTGGAGATGGAAGGCTCGGTCGGGTAA
- a CDS encoding MotA/TolQ/ExbB proton channel family protein, with product MNVLDLIRAAGPILWVILALSVYVVYTAAVRAQVLSRLGRDPSALIERARAVTAESGPAAALAEVDRAADPSPAANVLRAGLSRADRGAGAPQAAMNAALLAEDARLYAGLSALGTAAQIAPLLGLLGTVIGMVRSFLVFSSTSSPTPTQLATGISEALVNTAAGLIVAIIAYVARNALRARADRVAVQAERVREELPSWLAPRMAPATVIARPVPEVALSFDGATPPPVTR from the coding sequence ATGAATGTCCTTGACCTGATTCGCGCCGCCGGGCCGATCCTGTGGGTGATCCTCGCCCTGTCCGTGTACGTCGTTTACACCGCCGCCGTGCGGGCGCAGGTGTTGAGCCGGCTGGGGCGCGACCCCTCCGCCCTGATCGAGCGGGCGCGGGCGGTGACCGCCGAGAGTGGGCCTGCCGCCGCCCTGGCCGAGGTGGACCGCGCCGCCGATCCCAGTCCCGCCGCGAACGTGCTGCGCGCCGGGCTGAGCCGGGCCGACCGGGGCGCGGGGGCTCCCCAGGCTGCCATGAACGCCGCCCTCCTCGCCGAGGACGCGCGGCTGTACGCGGGGCTGAGCGCGCTGGGGACCGCCGCCCAGATTGCCCCGCTGCTCGGGCTGCTGGGCACGGTGATCGGCATGGTGCGCTCGTTCCTGGTGTTCAGCTCGACGAGTTCGCCCACGCCGACGCAACTCGCCACCGGCATCAGCGAGGCGCTGGTGAACACGGCGGCGGGGCTGATCGTGGCGATCATCGCGTACGTGGCCCGCAACGCCCTGCGCGCCCGCGCCGACCGGGTGGCCGTGCAGGCCGAGCGGGTGCGGGAGGAACTGCCCTCCTGGCTGGCCCCGCGCATGGCGCCCGCCACCGTCATTGCCCGCCCGGTGCCCGAGGTGGCCCTGAGCTTCGACGGCGCGACCCCGCCCCCGGTGACGCGGTGA
- a CDS encoding cupin domain-containing protein, which produces MPERPIVSTANAPHYTWASICDGWRLASAPTLSVIQERMPPGTAEERHRHSRVRQFFFVLGGVLTLEVEGTAHRLGPRQGLEVAPGQVHQARNEGEGDAEFLVISDGVSREDRQETT; this is translated from the coding sequence TTGCCTGAGAGACCAATCGTCTCCACCGCCAACGCCCCCCACTACACCTGGGCCTCCATCTGCGACGGCTGGCGCTTGGCGTCCGCTCCCACCCTCAGCGTCATTCAGGAGCGGATGCCGCCCGGCACGGCGGAGGAGCGGCACCGGCACTCACGGGTGCGGCAGTTCTTCTTCGTGCTCGGCGGCGTCCTGACGCTGGAAGTGGAGGGCACGGCGCACCGGCTCGGGCCGCGGCAGGGGCTGGAAGTCGCGCCGGGGCAGGTGCATCAGGCCCGCAACGAGGGCGAGGGCGACGCCGAGTTTCTGGTGATCTCGGACGGCGTTTCAAGGGAAGACCGGCAGGAGACCACGTGA
- the sufC gene encoding Fe-S cluster assembly ATPase SufC — MTDQPHQIEIRNLHASVGDQPILKGINLVVPRGELHAIMGPNGNGKSTLAKVIVGDPEYTVTGGEVLVDGQNILEMEPDERARLGVFLAFQYPVEIPGVTIANFLRLAMQARKAEGEEVSFTEFYGKLQNALKVLEWDESIVERYLNEGFSGGEKKRNEILQMLMLEPSYIIMDETDSGLDVDALRIVARGVNSLRGPNLGGLIITHYQRLLNYIVPDKVHIIVDGRVVQTGGPELAQKLDSEGYDWVKGLAVAGA; from the coding sequence ATGACCGACCAGCCCCACCAGATTGAGATCCGCAACCTGCACGCCTCCGTGGGCGACCAGCCCATCCTCAAGGGGATCAACCTCGTGGTCCCGCGCGGCGAGCTGCACGCCATCATGGGGCCGAACGGCAACGGCAAGAGCACCCTCGCCAAGGTGATCGTCGGCGACCCCGAGTACACCGTGACCGGGGGTGAGGTGCTGGTGGACGGCCAGAACATCCTGGAGATGGAGCCCGACGAGCGCGCCCGCCTCGGCGTCTTCCTGGCCTTCCAGTACCCGGTCGAGATTCCCGGCGTCACCATCGCTAACTTCCTGCGCCTCGCCATGCAGGCCCGCAAGGCGGAAGGTGAAGAGGTGTCGTTTACCGAGTTCTACGGCAAGCTCCAGAACGCCTTGAAGGTGCTGGAGTGGGACGAGAGCATCGTCGAGCGGTATCTGAACGAGGGCTTTTCCGGCGGCGAGAAGAAGCGCAACGAGATTCTCCAGATGCTGATGCTGGAGCCGAGCTACATCATCATGGACGAGACCGACTCCGGCCTCGACGTGGACGCCCTGCGGATCGTGGCGCGCGGCGTGAACTCCCTGCGCGGCCCGAATCTCGGCGGCCTGATCATCACGCACTACCAGCGCCTGCTGAACTACATCGTGCCCGACAAGGTTCACATCATCGTGGACGGGCGCGTGGTGCAGACAGGCGGCCCTGAACTCGCCCAGAAACTCGACTCCGAGGGCTATGACTGGGTGAAGGGGCTGGCGGTCGCGGGGGCATGA
- a CDS encoding cupin domain-containing protein: MEPELLTLPLGGPVPNNALPARLYRAALKGHTPAQIEQHLSERGWTNAWRNGIYGFHHYHSTAHEVLVIVRGQARVTLGGEGGPQVQVEEGDVLVLPAGTGHRNDGSSADLLVIGAYAGGREPDLCRPEETDVEEARERIGLVPGWEGEPVE; encoded by the coding sequence ATGGAACCCGAACTGCTCACCCTCCCCCTCGGCGGCCCCGTGCCCAATAACGCCCTGCCCGCCCGGCTCTACCGCGCCGCCCTGAAAGGCCACACGCCCGCGCAGATCGAACAGCATCTCTCCGAACGCGGCTGGACGAACGCCTGGCGAAATGGCATCTACGGGTTCCACCACTACCACTCCACCGCCCATGAGGTGCTGGTGATCGTGCGGGGTCAGGCCCGCGTCACCCTCGGCGGCGAGGGCGGCCCGCAGGTTCAGGTGGAGGAGGGGGACGTGCTGGTGCTGCCCGCCGGGACCGGGCACAGGAACGACGGCAGCAGCGCCGACCTGCTGGTGATTGGCGCCTATGCCGGGGGCCGCGAGCCGGACCTGTGCCGCCCGGAGGAGACGGACGTGGAGGAGGCGCGGGAGAGGATTGGGCTGGTGCCGGGGTGGGAGGGGGAGCCGGTGGAGTGA
- the sufD gene encoding Fe-S cluster assembly protein SufD, protein MTQPFTQDLITQVGGPEWLRNKRRESLDLFNALDVPTEGVEAWKYTRVEVDFGELRPHPKRERATDTAQLPASVRQRLSRTDVGAFLVLDGPDVVYATELPAELTQKGVIFTDLKTAVEQHADKVQQYLYSVVPAEVPDDTTIAAPGTTPSKSPDPSEGKFSALAAALWTNGAFVYVPRGVEVELPLGSFRVMSEAGTYTATRTLVVAEENAQVTFIDEQDSEELPGTYAIGAVELVVKDGARVRYVSIQNWGKGVTHIQRQRGDVHRDATLNSLVVTMGGTLSRTEMQSYLRGQGSDSEMLALYFANEDQHFDHYTLQHHAAPHAHSDLLYKGVGDDRSVGVFSGMIKVDLGAQKTDAYQKHRTLMLSSEARNYSVPQLEINANDVRCSHGSTTGPVDQEQLFYLRSRGIRQELAEKMLVTAFLEDVLTRVPLKSVVEYIEGIIAEKVGAA, encoded by the coding sequence ATGACCCAACCCTTCACCCAAGACCTCATCACCCAGGTGGGCGGCCCCGAGTGGTTGCGCAACAAGCGGCGTGAATCACTCGACCTCTTCAACGCGCTCGACGTTCCCACCGAGGGGGTCGAGGCGTGGAAGTACACCCGCGTGGAGGTGGACTTCGGCGAGTTGCGCCCCCACCCCAAGCGCGAGCGCGCGACCGACACGGCGCAGCTTCCGGCGAGCGTGCGCCAGCGCCTGAGCCGCACCGACGTGGGCGCCTTCCTCGTGCTCGACGGTCCAGACGTGGTGTACGCGACCGAGCTGCCCGCCGAGCTGACCCAGAAGGGCGTGATCTTCACCGACCTGAAGACGGCGGTGGAGCAGCACGCGGACAAGGTGCAGCAGTACCTTTACTCGGTGGTTCCGGCGGAGGTGCCCGACGACACCACCATCGCCGCACCCGGCACCACGCCGAGCAAGTCGCCCGACCCCTCGGAGGGCAAGTTCTCCGCGCTGGCGGCGGCCCTGTGGACGAACGGCGCCTTCGTGTACGTGCCGCGCGGGGTGGAGGTCGAGTTGCCCCTGGGTTCCTTCCGCGTGATGAGCGAGGCGGGCACCTACACGGCCACCCGCACCCTCGTCGTCGCCGAGGAGAACGCGCAGGTCACCTTCATCGACGAGCAGGACTCCGAGGAACTGCCCGGCACCTACGCCATCGGCGCGGTCGAGCTGGTCGTGAAGGACGGCGCCCGCGTCCGCTACGTCTCCATCCAGAACTGGGGCAAGGGTGTGACGCACATCCAGCGCCAGCGCGGCGACGTTCACCGGGACGCGACCCTGAACAGCCTCGTCGTCACGATGGGGGGCACCCTCAGCCGGACCGAGATGCAGTCCTACCTGCGCGGGCAGGGCTCGGACTCGGAGATGCTGGCCCTGTACTTCGCGAACGAGGACCAGCACTTCGACCACTACACGCTCCAGCACCACGCCGCGCCGCACGCGCACAGCGACCTGCTGTACAAGGGCGTGGGCGACGACCGGAGCGTGGGCGTGTTCAGCGGCATGATCAAGGTGGACCTGGGGGCGCAGAAGACGGACGCCTACCAGAAGCACCGCACGCTGATGCTGAGCAGCGAGGCGCGCAACTACTCGGTGCCGCAGCTTGAGATCAACGCCAACGACGTGCGCTGCTCGCACGGCTCGACCACCGGCCCCGTCGATCAGGAGCAGCTCTTCTACCTTCGCTCACGCGGCATCCGTCAGGAACTCGCCGAGAAGATGCTCGTCACCGCCTTCCTGGAGGACGTGCTGACGCGCGTGCCGCTGAAGAGCGTGGTGGAGTACATCGAGGGGATTATTGCGGAGAAGGTGGGGGCGGCGTAA
- a CDS encoding IS982 family transposase, with protein MCRPDLSLLPIPDALRRLTVWLTPQMPSKLVHPHEKISDAELVAVALLQRIHKAPYFRGWWRMLKLNHCPHYPSEVQARTRLERLTPVIEGASVEVQALDFVAVDSEPLPVCTFKRAPRCKFKGARHGFSTSGPVYGFKLHAWTTLNGKIAQYVLRPANEHDFTVGCVMNRDWPTFGGPKQIGDKGYQSGTYLTPPKSNAKRPDPRWKDEYAAARKIIESAFSVLVGSGLRWGQVKTMASLRLKVALLVLAHNLKFFDLPA; from the coding sequence ATGTGCCGTCCCGACCTCAGTCTACTCCCCATTCCCGACGCCCTGCGACGCCTGACGGTCTGGCTGACCCCCCAGATGCCATCCAAGCTGGTCCACCCCCACGAGAAGATCAGTGACGCCGAATTGGTGGCGGTGGCCCTATTGCAGCGGATTCACAAAGCACCCTACTTCAGGGGCTGGTGGAGGATGCTCAAACTCAACCACTGTCCCCATTACCCTTCGGAGGTCCAGGCCCGTACCCGGCTGGAACGCTTGACCCCTGTGATCGAGGGCGCGAGTGTCGAAGTCCAGGCACTGGACTTCGTGGCCGTGGACTCCGAACCCCTCCCAGTCTGCACCTTCAAGCGCGCTCCCCGTTGCAAGTTCAAGGGGGCACGACACGGCTTCAGTACCTCCGGCCCGGTGTATGGGTTCAAGCTGCATGCCTGGACGACCCTGAATGGCAAAATCGCCCAGTACGTGCTCCGGCCCGCCAACGAGCATGACTTCACCGTCGGGTGCGTGATGAACCGCGACTGGCCCACCTTCGGTGGGCCGAAGCAGATTGGGGACAAAGGCTATCAGTCCGGCACGTACCTGACGCCACCCAAAAGCAATGCCAAGCGTCCTGACCCTCGTTGGAAAGACGAATATGCGGCTGCCCGCAAGATCATCGAGTCGGCGTTCTCGGTGCTGGTGGGTTCCGGCTTGCGGTGGGGGCAGGTCAAGACGATGGCGAGCTTGCGGCTCAAGGTCGCCCTCCTCGTCCTCGCCCACAACCTCAAGTTCTTTGACCTCCCCGCCTAA